From a single Kitasatospora azatica KCTC 9699 genomic region:
- a CDS encoding NADAR family protein → MSGNRRTFRQTDGEQIPGLKVLAAGPGERVLGSDSMVTEAMHQSTLDYFTERQRHVEGRASRVPADGPETSRSSSIELHHVYRPKGSPAEAGVLALRNEYPAPLLVDGVRYPTVAHAYWALSTTDPEQRAAIRAAEDIFVARRAAEQAPRRPGWEQGRTAVMARLLRAKFAQHPELAPVLTATGDAALRYTDADSPQFWGQSGAQGRNWMGRLLELVRAELAADAHGLTDGALVD, encoded by the coding sequence ATGTCAGGGAATCGACGGACCTTCAGGCAGACCGACGGCGAGCAGATCCCCGGGCTGAAGGTCCTGGCGGCCGGTCCTGGGGAGCGCGTGCTCGGCAGCGACAGCATGGTCACCGAGGCGATGCACCAGAGCACGCTGGACTACTTCACGGAGCGTCAGAGGCACGTGGAGGGCCGGGCGAGCAGGGTTCCCGCCGACGGGCCCGAGACCTCCCGCAGCAGCTCGATCGAGCTGCACCACGTCTACCGCCCCAAGGGCTCACCCGCCGAGGCCGGGGTCCTGGCGCTGCGCAACGAGTATCCGGCGCCGCTGCTGGTCGACGGCGTCCGGTACCCGACCGTCGCCCACGCCTACTGGGCGCTCTCCACCACCGACCCGGAGCAGCGGGCCGCGATCCGCGCGGCCGAGGACATCTTCGTGGCGCGTCGGGCCGCCGAGCAGGCACCGCGCCGCCCCGGCTGGGAGCAGGGTCGCACCGCGGTGATGGCCCGGCTGCTGCGGGCCAAGTTCGCCCAGCATCCCGAGCTGGCGCCGGTCCTGACGGCCACCGGCGACGCCGCGCTGCGCTACACCGACGCCGACTCCCCGCAGTTCTGGGGACAGAGCGGCGCTCAGGGGCGCAACTGGATGGGCCGGCTGCTGGAACTCGTTCGCGCCGAGCTGGCGGCGGACGCCCACGGGCTCACTGACGGAGCGCTGGTTGACTGA
- a CDS encoding S1 family peptidase, producing MKSLALPKTLAATAAAAALVLAAPSAIASANAGPSAGPHIVGGGSASQSYSFMVSLQLGGQHYCGASLISANWAVTAAHCVEGHTADEYTVRVGSADRAAGGETGNVSRIVAHPDYNTTNDIALIQLAQPVRAIPIAIADSAEVGSATRLLGWGQETPQPGGDNGPDQLKELDTALVGAGCGNGYDPGTELCVNSPQGPDGSNQGACYGDSGGPAITQVNGEWRLIGATSRSGGGSRCAADPSIYTNVTAYKEFIQNAMAG from the coding sequence TTGAAGAGCCTCGCCCTGCCCAAGACCCTGGCCGCGACCGCTGCGGCGGCCGCCCTCGTGCTGGCCGCGCCGTCGGCCATCGCCTCCGCCAACGCCGGCCCCAGCGCCGGCCCGCACATCGTGGGTGGCGGCAGCGCCTCCCAGAGCTACTCCTTCATGGTGTCGCTGCAGCTCGGCGGCCAGCACTACTGCGGTGCCTCGCTGATCTCGGCGAACTGGGCAGTCACCGCCGCACACTGCGTCGAGGGCCACACCGCCGACGAGTACACCGTCCGAGTCGGGTCCGCCGACCGCGCGGCCGGCGGCGAGACCGGCAACGTCAGCAGGATCGTCGCCCACCCCGACTACAACACCACCAACGACATCGCCCTGATCCAACTCGCGCAGCCCGTCCGGGCCATCCCCATCGCCATCGCCGACAGCGCCGAGGTCGGCAGCGCCACCCGCCTGCTCGGCTGGGGACAGGAGACCCCGCAGCCCGGTGGCGACAACGGCCCGGACCAGCTCAAGGAGCTCGACACCGCACTCGTCGGCGCCGGCTGCGGCAACGGCTACGACCCCGGCACCGAACTGTGCGTCAACAGCCCCCAGGGCCCCGACGGCAGCAACCAGGGCGCCTGCTACGGCGACTCCGGCGGCCCCGCGATCACCCAGGTCAACGGCGAGTGGCGACTGATCGGCGCCACCAGCCGCAGCGGCGGCGGCTCCCGCTGCGCCGCCGACCCGTCGATATACACCAACGTGACCGCGTACAAGGAGTTCATCCAGAACGCCATGGCCGGCTGA
- a CDS encoding M14 family zinc carboxypeptidase — protein MSRKRLTALAAGAIAALAAITLPALPQAAAQSRTPTAQQPAGQRMFVYRITTRTPQDAQRLLAGGFDVLEHRQGADLLVLGDGDTQLRLRLAGFRPSVQQALPARSPAQPLAAAAPGDTYDGGYHTVNSQYAHLDQVASQHADLATVVTYGQSWRKQTGQPNGYDLKAICITRMTQGDCRRDPNSAKPRFFLMSQIHARELSTGEISWRWIDYLTGNYGTDQEVTALLDSTELWVVPIANPDGVDIVQQGGDNPNPQRKNADDSNGSSCDAGGQLGVDLNRNTASHWGSSGTSGDPCSEVYLGPQVDSEAENTALEGLFRELYPAVRGSADSDPAPVDTRGLMITMHSDAGMVIFPWAHDHTVHTGNDAALRSMAGRLGSITGYQSGQAGEILYDAAGGTDDWVYDKLGTAAFTIEVGDSDNRGCDGFMPPYACQDDYFWPKMKPALLYAAAHAAAPYRTTG, from the coding sequence ATGTCCAGGAAACGCTTGACCGCCCTCGCCGCAGGCGCGATCGCCGCCCTTGCCGCAATCACCTTGCCCGCCCTGCCCCAGGCGGCGGCCCAGTCACGTACCCCCACCGCGCAACAGCCCGCAGGCCAGCGGATGTTCGTCTACCGGATCACCACCCGGACGCCGCAGGACGCCCAGAGGTTGCTCGCCGGGGGCTTCGACGTCCTGGAACACCGCCAGGGCGCGGACCTGTTGGTGCTCGGCGACGGCGACACGCAGCTGCGGCTGCGGCTGGCCGGCTTCCGGCCCTCGGTGCAGCAGGCGCTGCCCGCACGCTCACCCGCCCAGCCGCTCGCCGCGGCCGCACCGGGCGACACCTACGACGGCGGCTACCACACCGTCAACTCCCAGTACGCGCACCTGGATCAGGTCGCTTCCCAGCACGCCGACCTGGCCACGGTGGTGACCTACGGGCAGTCCTGGCGCAAGCAGACCGGGCAGCCGAACGGCTACGACCTGAAGGCGATCTGCATCACCAGGATGACCCAGGGCGACTGCCGGCGGGACCCGAACTCGGCCAAGCCGCGGTTCTTCCTGATGAGCCAGATCCACGCGCGCGAACTCAGCACCGGCGAGATCTCCTGGCGCTGGATCGACTACCTGACCGGCAACTACGGCACCGACCAGGAGGTCACCGCGCTGCTGGACTCCACCGAGCTGTGGGTGGTGCCGATCGCCAACCCCGACGGCGTCGACATCGTCCAGCAGGGCGGCGACAACCCCAACCCGCAGCGCAAGAACGCCGATGACAGCAACGGCAGTTCATGCGACGCCGGCGGGCAGCTCGGGGTCGACCTCAATCGCAACACGGCCAGCCACTGGGGCTCCAGCGGGACCTCCGGCGACCCGTGCTCGGAGGTCTACCTCGGTCCGCAGGTCGACTCCGAGGCCGAGAACACCGCCCTGGAGGGGCTGTTCCGCGAGCTCTACCCGGCGGTGCGGGGCTCCGCTGACAGCGACCCGGCTCCCGTCGACACCCGCGGCCTGATGATCACCATGCACAGCGACGCCGGCATGGTGATCTTCCCCTGGGCCCATGACCACACCGTGCACACCGGCAACGACGCCGCTCTGCGGTCCATGGCCGGCCGGCTCGGCTCGATCACCGGCTACCAGTCGGGACAGGCCGGCGAGATCCTCTACGACGCCGCCGGCGGCACCGACGACTGGGTCTACGACAAGCTCGGCACCGCCGCCTTCACCATCGAGGTCGGCGACAGCGACAACCGCGGCTGCGACGGCTTCATGCCGCCGTACGCCTGCCAGGACGACTACTTCTGGCCCAAGATGAAGCCGGCCCTGCTGTACGCGGCAGCCCACGCGGCCGCGCCGTACCGGACCACCGGTTAG
- a CDS encoding nuclear transport factor 2 family protein: MHPFRAAVEARDHAAITDLLADDVVFTSPVVYRPYAGKAITAAILGGALRVFEDFRYVREIVGADGRDHALVFTATVGGREVNGCDFLHFDEAGRIDEFTVMVRPLSGAQALAEAMNAQFERITAEAAGH, translated from the coding sequence ATGCACCCCTTCCGCGCGGCGGTCGAAGCCCGCGACCACGCCGCCATCACCGACCTGCTCGCCGACGACGTGGTCTTCACCAGCCCGGTCGTCTACCGGCCGTACGCGGGCAAGGCGATCACCGCTGCGATCCTCGGCGGGGCGCTGCGCGTCTTCGAGGACTTCCGGTACGTCCGGGAGATCGTCGGGGCGGACGGGCGCGACCATGCGTTGGTGTTCACCGCCACCGTCGGTGGTCGGGAGGTCAACGGCTGCGACTTCCTGCACTTCGACGAGGCGGGCAGGATCGACGAGTTCACCGTGATGGTCCGGCCGCTCTCCGGCGCGCAGGCCCTCGCCGAGGCGATGAATGCCCAGTTCGAGCGGATCACCGCTGAGGCTGCGGGCCACTGA